The sequence below is a genomic window from Quadrisphaera setariae.
CGGGTCGGCTGACGGACGGCTGACAGACGGCGAGAGCCCCCTCACGAGCTCGTGAGGGGGCTCTCGCCGTCTGCGTGGTGCAGCCCGGCGGGCCGGTCAGCTGGCGGGGCCGAACGCCACGGCCACGTTGTGCCCGCCGAAGCCGAAGGCGTTGTTGAGGGCGATGCCCTCCGGCAGCTCGCGCGGGGTCTTGAGCACCAGGTCGACGTCGGCGCCCGGGTCGACGTCCTCCACGTTGATCGTGGGGGGCGCGAGGCGGTGGTGCAGCGCGAGGATGGAGAAGATCGACTCCACGGCTCCTGCGGCACCCAGCATGTGCCCCGTCATCGACTTGGTGGCGCTGACGGCCACGTGGTCGAGGTCGGCCCCGAGGGCCACGCGCAGCGCCTTGACCTCCGCGAGGTCACCCGCGGGCGTGGAGGTCGCGTGGGCGTTGATGTGGACCACGTCGGCGGCGCTGACGCCCGAGGTGCGCAGCGCCTCGACGACGGCCCGCGAGGCACCCGCGCCCTCGGGCTCGGGAGCGGCGATGTGGTACGCGTCGGAGGAGGTCCCGGCGCCGAGGACCTCGGCGTAGATGCGGGCTCCGCGGGCGCGGGCGAACTCCTCGGACTCCAGCACCATGATCCCGGCGCCGTCACCCATGACGAACCCGTCACGGGTGGTGTCGTAGGGCCGCGAGGCGGTCTCGGGGGAGTCGTTGCGGGTGGACAGCGCCTGCATCGCGGCGAAGCTCGCCAGCGGCATCGGGTGGATCGCCGCCTCGGTGCCGCCGACCACGGCCACGTCCGCACGACCCGTGCGGATCATGTTGAGGCCGTACGCGACGGCCTCGCCGCCGGAGGCGCACGCCGACACCGGTGCGTGCGCGCCGGCCGCGGCGCCCAGCGCCAGGCTGACCGCGCCCGCGGCGCCGTTGGGCATGAGCATCGGCACGGTCATCGGCAGCACGCGGCGCGGGCCGCGCGTGCGCAGGGTGTCGTAGGCGTCGAGCAGGGTGTGCACACCGCCGATCCCCGTCGCGACGACCGCGGCCAGGCGCAGCGGGTCGACCTGGGGCGTGCCTGCGTCGGCCCAGGCCTGGCGGGCTGCGGCCACGGCGAACTGGCCCGAGGGGTCCAGGCGCTTCGCCTCGTGCTTGGGCAGGACGTCGGGGGAGGGGACGTTCGTGCGCGCGGCGAAGGTGACCGGCAGGTGGAACTCCTCCACCCACGGCTCGTCGATGGTGTGGGCACCGGGGGTGCCGGAGAGCAGGGCGTCCCAGGTCGCCTGCACGGTGTCACCGAGCGGGGTGACGGCGCCGAGGCCGGTGACGACCACGCGCGTGCGGGACGGGCTCGAGCTCACGGGGACCTCCGAGGTGGGCTGGCGGGTGCCTGGCGTGACGCGGCCGCAGCGGGTCGCGGCAGCGGGTGGTGCGGGTGGTGCGGCTCCGGGGAGCCCGCGCGCGCGGGCCCCCCGGACGCGGGGCCGGTGTCAGCCCTGGGCCTGCTGGATGTAGGTGACGACGTCGCGCACCGTCTTGAGGTTCTTCGTGTCCTCGTCGGGGATGGTGACGGAGAACTTGTCCTCGGCCTGCACGACGATCGAGGTCATCGACAGGGAGTCGATGTCGAGGTCGTCGGTGAAGGACTTGTCCATCTCCACGCTCTCGACGGGCAGGCCGGTCTCCTCGTTGACCAGCTCGGCCACGCCGGCCAGGATCTCCTGCTCGGACTGCGCCATGGGTGTTCTCTCCTTCGTCGGCCCGGCGTCGCCGGGTCTTGGTGGGACCTGTGGTCTGGTGGTTCTGGACGCCCGCGGCGGGTCAGGGCAGCACGACGACCTGCGAGGCGTACGACAGCCCCGCGCCGTAGCCGATGAGCAGCGCCAGCCCGCCCGAGGGCGCCTGGCCCTCGGCGAGCATCCGGTGCATCGCCAGCGGCACGGAGGCCGCCGAGGTGTTGCCCATCTGCGCGATGTCGCGGGCCACCGGCACGCTCTCGGGCAGGCCGAGCTGCTTCACCATCGCGTCGATGATGCGCATGTTCGCCTGGTGGGGCACGAAGGCGGACAGCTCCTCCACGGCGATGCCCGCGGCGTCGATCGCCTTCTGCGCCACCGGGGCCATCTGCCAGACCGCCCAGCGGAAGACCTGCCGGCCCTCCTGCTCCAGCGCCGGCCAGACGACCTCCTCGCCGGCCTCCTGGGCGGCGCGCAGCTCCAGCCAGGAGCGCTTGTTCTTGATGGTCTCCCACTGGCCGCCGTCGCTGCCCCACACGGTGGGGCCGATGCCGGGGGCGTCGGAGGGACCGACGACGACGGCGCCCGCGCCGTCGGCGAACAGGAACGCGGTGGACCTGTCGGTGAGGTCGGTGAAGTCGGTGAGCTTCTCCGCGCCGACCACCAGCACGTGGCGGGCGGTACCGCCGCGGACCAGGTCGCTGGCCTGGGCGAGCGCGTGGCAGAAGCCGGCACACCCGGCGGAGACGTCCCACGCGGCGGCCGGGGTGGCGCCCAGGCGGTGCGTGAGGATCGCCGCGGCGGCGGGGGTCTGGTACGGGTGGCTGACCGTGGCGACGATCACCGCGTCGATGTCGCTGGCCGCCAGGCCAGCCTTCTCGATCGCCTCGGTCGCAGCGGCCTGCGCCATGTCGACCACGGAGGTGTCCGCGTCCGCCCAGCGGCGCTCCTCGATGCCGGTGCGCTGCCGGATCCACTCGTCGGTGGACTCGATGTAGGTGCAGATCTCCTCGTTGGTCACCACGCGCTGCGGGCGGAACGCGCCCACGGACATGATCCGGGCGTGACCGGGGCCGGTCGAGGAGACCAGCGAGGACGTGCTGCTCATGCGAGGGCGCTCCGGGAGTCGGCGGTGGCGTGGCGGGCGACGAGGTCTCGGGCCGCGTCGAGGTCTTCGGGGCCCTTCAGCGCCAGCAGCTCGACGCCGGGCATGGCCCTCTTGGCCAGCCCGGCGAGGGTACCCGCCGGGCTCAGCTCCAGCAGCGCCGTCACCCCGTGCGCGACGAGGGCGTCACTGCACAGGTCCCAGCGGACGGGGTTGGCCACCTGGGTGACGATGCGCGCCAGCACGTCGCGGCCGTCGCCCACGAGCGCGCCGTCGGCGTTGCTGAGCAGCGGCAGCACCGGGTCGGCCGTGGGCACGCCGGGGGCGAGAGCGGCCAGCTGCTCGCGCGCCGGCGCCATGTGCTCGGTGTGGAACGCGCCCGCCACCTGCAGCGGGATGACGCGGGCCCGGGCGGGCGGCGAGGCGGCGAGCGCGGCCAGCTGCTCGGCGGTGCCCGCGGCCACCACCTGGCCCGCGGCGTTGTGGTTGGCGGCGGTGGCCCCGGCGGCCTCGATCGCCGCGAGCACCTCCTCGGGCTTCCCGCCGACCACGGCGCTCATGCCGGTGGTGGTGGTGGCTGCCGCCGCGGCCATGGCGCGGCCCCGCTCGCGCACCAGCACGAGGGCCGCCTCCGGGGTCATGGCCCCTGCCAGGGCGGCGGCGGTCAGCTCCCCGACGGAGTGGCCGGCGAGCACCACGTCGCCGGTG
It includes:
- the fabF gene encoding beta-ketoacyl-ACP synthase II; the encoded protein is MSSSPSRTRVVVTGLGAVTPLGDTVQATWDALLSGTPGAHTIDEPWVEEFHLPVTFAARTNVPSPDVLPKHEAKRLDPSGQFAVAAARQAWADAGTPQVDPLRLAAVVATGIGGVHTLLDAYDTLRTRGPRRVLPMTVPMLMPNGAAGAVSLALGAAAGAHAPVSACASGGEAVAYGLNMIRTGRADVAVVGGTEAAIHPMPLASFAAMQALSTRNDSPETASRPYDTTRDGFVMGDGAGIMVLESEEFARARGARIYAEVLGAGTSSDAYHIAAPEPEGAGASRAVVEALRTSGVSAADVVHINAHATSTPAGDLAEVKALRVALGADLDHVAVSATKSMTGHMLGAAGAVESIFSILALHHRLAPPTINVEDVDPGADVDLVLKTPRELPEGIALNNAFGFGGHNVAVAFGPAS
- a CDS encoding acyl carrier protein: MAQSEQEILAGVAELVNEETGLPVESVEMDKSFTDDLDIDSLSMTSIVVQAEDKFSVTIPDEDTKNLKTVRDVVTYIQQAQG
- a CDS encoding beta-ketoacyl-ACP synthase III; its protein translation is MSSTSSLVSSTGPGHARIMSVGAFRPQRVVTNEEICTYIESTDEWIRQRTGIEERRWADADTSVVDMAQAAATEAIEKAGLAASDIDAVIVATVSHPYQTPAAAAILTHRLGATPAAAWDVSAGCAGFCHALAQASDLVRGGTARHVLVVGAEKLTDFTDLTDRSTAFLFADGAGAVVVGPSDAPGIGPTVWGSDGGQWETIKNKRSWLELRAAQEAGEEVVWPALEQEGRQVFRWAVWQMAPVAQKAIDAAGIAVEELSAFVPHQANMRIIDAMVKQLGLPESVPVARDIAQMGNTSAASVPLAMHRMLAEGQAPSGGLALLIGYGAGLSYASQVVVLP
- a CDS encoding ACP S-malonyltransferase, yielding MLALVCPGQGSQAPSMLAPWLEVPGVADRLRWASAVVGPVGGSADLLAHGTTSDAETIRDTAVAQPLIVAAGLAAAAALWPDGVTGDVVLAGHSVGELTAAALAGAMTPEAALVLVRERGRAMAAAAATTTTGMSAVVGGKPEEVLAAIEAAGATAANHNAAGQVVAAGTAEQLAALAASPPARARVIPLQVAGAFHTEHMAPAREQLAALAPGVPTADPVLPLLSNADGALVGDGRDVLARIVTQVANPVRWDLCSDALVAHGVTALLELSPAGTLAGLAKRAMPGVELLALKGPEDLDAARDLVARHATADSRSALA